Genomic segment of Qingrenia yutianensis:
GCCCTGTGCGTCATAGTCAATTAAAAGCACCTTTTTACCCTCGTTTGCAAGTCCGATATCTAAATTTACGGTAGTTGTTGTTTTGCCTGTTCCGCCTTTCTGATTTGATATTGCGATTATTTTACCCATAAAAACCTTTCCTTTCATTTTCTAATCTTGATATAAGCATTTCTCCGTCAAGCCGTGTCAAAGCACGGAACCATTCGGAACGAAAAAAACGCTTGATTTCTGCTCTGCATTGCGGCGAATATGTATGCCGATAATCTTTTACCGCTTGCAGAATTATGGCATTTGCCAGCAGTTCGATATTTTCCACACATACCGCCTCCGATTCCTATACATTTGCCATATCGTATTTTACTTTTGCCGCAAACCAATTATCTGCCGTTTCAAACGACCGATAAATCGTTGTAATTAAAAATGCCCGGATATTCCGGACATCTGATGTGTTGCTCCGCAGGGCGAAGTCTATATATTCAATATGCGACGAGTCAATTTTCAA
This window contains:
- a CDS encoding DUF6017 domain-containing protein, producing MKIDSSHIEYIDFALRSNTSDVRNIRAFLITTIYRSFETADNWFAAKVKYDMANV